Proteins from a single region of Antechinus flavipes isolate AdamAnt ecotype Samford, QLD, Australia chromosome 2, AdamAnt_v2, whole genome shotgun sequence:
- the ISLR gene encoding immunoglobulin superfamily containing leucine-rich repeat protein: MKGLHLLWLAGFLGSVSGCPEVCDCGEKYGFQISDCAYRDLQAVPSGFPANVTTLSLSANRLGDLEAGAFEEVPLLQSLWLAHNEIRVVAPGSLATLVYLKSLDLSHNLISNFSWNDLHNLSALQLLKMDSNELAVIPRDAFKNLGDLRSLQLNHNRFLTLVDGTFEGLTSLSHLQINDNPFNCTCGLLWLKVWAVATAVSIPEQDNIACSSPPFLKGIPLGRLPPLHCAPPTVQLTYQPNQDGAELRDGFVLALHCDTDGQPPPEVQWRIQTPGGKVEITSPNVGPDGRVPGVPGSPQPRFQAFANGSLLIPGFGKQEEGTYSCRATNELGSAEGSVNVALASPGEASEDALGRKFHGKAVEGKGCYTVDNEVQPSGPEDNVVIIYLSSTNPKKNGASSLGQLGPWLLFLGLFHLAF, translated from the coding sequence ATGAAGGGGCTCCACTTGCTGTGGCTGGCCGGCTTCCTGGGCTCTGTCTCGGGCTGCCCTGAGGTCTGTGACTGTGGAGAGAAGTACGGCTTCCAGATCTCCGACTGCGCCTACCGCGACCTGCAGGCGGTGCCCTCGGGCTTCCCGGCCAACGTGACCACGCTCAGCCTCTCGGCCAACCGCCTGGGGGACCTGGAGGCGGGGGCCTTCGAAGAGGTGCCGCTGCTGCAGTCGCTGTGGCTGGCCCACAACGAGATCCGGGTCGTGGCCCCCGGCAGCCTGGCCACCCTGGTCTACCTCAAGAGCCTCGACCTGAGTCACAACCTCATCTCCAACTTCTCCTGGAACGATCTGCACAACCTCAGCGCCCTGCAGCTGCTCAAGATGGACAGCAACGAGCTGGCGGTGATACCCCGGGACGCCTTCAAGAACCTCGGGGACCTGCGGTCCCTGCAACTCAACCACAACCGGTTCCTGACTCTGGTGGACGGCACTTTCGAGGGACTCACTTCCCTGTCCCACTTGCAGATCAACGACAACCCCTTCAACTGCACCTGCGGCTTGCTGTGGCTCAAGGTGTGGGCCGTGGCCACGGCGGTCTCCATCCCGGAGCAGGACAACATCGCCTGCTCCTCGCCCCCCTTCCTCAAGGGCATCCCCCTGGGCCGGCTGCCCCCGCTGCACTGCGCCCCGCCCACGGTGCAGCTCACCTACCAGCCCAACCAGGACGGCGCCGAGCTCCGGGACGGCTTTGTCCTGGCCTTGCACTGCGACACCGACGGGCAGCCCCCGCCTGAGGTCCAGTGGCGGATCCAGACGCCCGGCGGAAAGGTGGAGATCACAAGCCCCAACGTGGGTCCAGACGGACGCGTCCCGGGAGTGCCCGGGTCCCCCCAGCCCCGGTTCCAGGCGTTCGCCAACGGAAGTCTGCTCATCCCGGGCTTTGGGAAACAGGAGGAAGGGACCTATAGTTGCCGGGCCACCAACGAGCTGGGGAGCGCGGAGGGCTCGGTGAATGTGGCTCTGGCGTCTCCGGGGGAAGCCAGCGAGGATGCCCTGGGCCGCAAGTTCCACGGCAAGGCCGTGGAGGGCAAGGGCTGCTACACCGTGGACAACGAGGTGCAGCCGTCAGGGCCCGAAGACAACGTGGTCATCATTTACCTGTCCAGCACAAACCCCAAGAAAAACGGGGCAAGTTCCCTCGGGCAGCTGGGCCCCTGGCTTCTCTTCCTGGGTCTTTTCCACCTGGCCTTCTaa